Proteins from one Pseudomonas sp. KBS0710 genomic window:
- a CDS encoding cystathionine gamma-synthase has product MSLPDKSAFATRVIHAGQSPDPTTGALMPPIYANSTYLQDSPGVHKGFDYGRSHNPTRFALERCVADLEGGSAAFAFASGLAAISTVLELLDAGAHIVSGNDLYGGTFRLFDKVRQRSAGHRFSFVDLSDLSAFEASLQSDTRMVWVETPSNPLLSLTDLSAIARICRDRGIICVADNTFASPWIQRPLELGFDIVVHSTTKYLNGHSDVIGGIAIVGHNPELAERLGFLQNSVGAIAGPFDAFLTLRGVKTLALRMERHCSNALDLATWLEQQPQVSRVYYPGLASHPQHALARKQMRGFGGMISVDLNSDLAGATRFLENVKIFALAESLGGVESLIEHPAIMTHASIPAATRAQLGIGDGLVRLSVGVEDVEDLRADLAQALALI; this is encoded by the coding sequence ATGAGCCTGCCCGATAAAAGCGCGTTTGCCACCCGTGTGATCCATGCCGGGCAATCACCCGACCCGACCACGGGCGCGCTGATGCCGCCGATCTACGCCAATTCCACCTATTTGCAAGACAGCCCCGGCGTACACAAGGGTTTTGATTACGGGCGCTCCCACAACCCCACGCGGTTTGCCCTGGAGCGCTGCGTGGCCGACCTGGAGGGTGGCAGCGCGGCGTTCGCGTTTGCTTCCGGGCTGGCGGCAATCTCCACCGTGCTGGAACTGCTGGATGCCGGTGCGCATATTGTCTCCGGCAACGACCTGTACGGCGGCACCTTCCGCCTGTTCGACAAGGTGCGCCAACGCAGCGCCGGGCACCGCTTCAGCTTCGTCGACCTCAGCGACCTGTCGGCCTTTGAAGCCTCGCTGCAGAGCGACACGCGCATGGTCTGGGTCGAGACCCCGAGCAACCCGCTGCTGAGCCTAACCGACCTCAGCGCCATTGCGCGCATCTGCCGCGATCGCGGCATCATCTGCGTGGCCGACAACACCTTCGCCAGCCCATGGATCCAGCGCCCACTGGAGCTGGGCTTCGACATCGTGGTGCACTCCACCACCAAATACCTCAACGGCCACTCCGACGTGATCGGCGGTATCGCCATCGTCGGCCACAACCCGGAACTCGCCGAGCGCTTGGGCTTTTTGCAAAACTCGGTCGGCGCGATTGCCGGGCCGTTCGACGCCTTCTTGACCCTGCGCGGGGTAAAAACCCTGGCACTGCGCATGGAGCGCCATTGCAGTAACGCCCTGGACCTGGCCACCTGGCTGGAGCAGCAGCCGCAAGTGTCGCGGGTGTACTACCCGGGCCTGGCCTCACACCCGCAGCACGCACTGGCGCGCAAGCAGATGCGCGGGTTTGGCGGGATGATTTCGGTGGACTTGAACAGTGACCTGGCCGGCGCCACGCGCTTTCTGGAAAACGTCAAGATCTTCGCCCTGGCCGAGAGCCTCGGCGGCGTGGAAAGCCTGATCGAACACCCGGCGATCATGACCCATGCAAGCATTCCGGCGGCGACGCGGGCGCAGTTGGGGATAGGCGATGGGTTGGTGCGGTTGTCGGTGGGGGTTGAGGATGTGGAAGACCTGAGAGCCGATCTGGCCCAGGCGTTAGCGCTTATCTAA
- a CDS encoding FAD-binding oxidoreductase, whose protein sequence is MTAALRSPSYYTASLNDATQYTTLQGQVSVDVVIIGGGFTGVASAVELAERGLKVAIVETHRIGWGASGRNGGQVTGSLSGDEAMREQMRKRLGDEVDDFIWHLRWRGHAIIEQRVKKYAIDCDLKHGHLHAAMKPSHMAELRAFHDEAQRRGMGAQVSLLDQAGVRQHLDSPLYLGALKNTRNLHLHPLNLCLGEARAAHSLGALIFENSEVLEIVHGERPAVITAQGRIDAHQVLLAGDVYHKLEPKQLKGKIFPAMGGIVTTAPLGELAHQINPQDLAVYDCRFVLDYYRLTGDGRLLFGGGANYSGRDSRDIAAELRPCIERTFPALRGVDIEFQWSCAMGIVMNRIPQLGKLSDNVWYCQGYSGHGIATSHIMGEIMAEALTGTLSKFDTFAGCKHIKVPLGDVFGNPMLAAGMWYYQMLEKLR, encoded by the coding sequence ATGACCGCAGCTTTGCGCAGCCCCTCGTATTACACCGCCAGCCTCAACGACGCCACCCAGTACACGACCTTGCAAGGCCAGGTCAGCGTGGACGTGGTGATCATCGGCGGCGGTTTCACCGGCGTTGCCAGCGCCGTGGAGCTCGCTGAACGCGGGCTCAAGGTGGCGATTGTCGAGACCCATCGAATCGGCTGGGGCGCCAGCGGGCGCAATGGCGGGCAAGTCACCGGCAGCCTGTCGGGCGACGAGGCCATGCGCGAACAGATGCGCAAACGCCTGGGCGATGAGGTGGATGATTTCATCTGGCACTTACGCTGGCGTGGGCACGCAATCATCGAGCAACGCGTGAAAAAATACGCGATTGACTGCGACCTCAAGCACGGCCATCTGCATGCCGCGATGAAACCCTCGCACATGGCCGAACTGCGCGCCTTTCACGACGAAGCACAACGGCGCGGCATGGGCGCTCAGGTCAGCCTGCTCGATCAGGCCGGTGTGCGTCAGCACCTGGACAGCCCGTTGTACCTGGGCGCCCTTAAAAACACCCGCAACCTGCACTTGCATCCGCTGAACCTGTGCCTGGGCGAAGCGCGCGCCGCACACAGCCTGGGCGCGCTGATTTTCGAGAATTCAGAAGTGCTGGAAATCGTGCATGGCGAACGCCCGGCGGTGATCACCGCCCAAGGCCGCATCGATGCGCACCAGGTGCTGCTGGCCGGCGATGTGTACCACAAGCTCGAACCCAAACAGCTCAAGGGCAAGATCTTCCCGGCCATGGGCGGCATTGTCACCACCGCCCCCCTGGGCGAACTGGCGCATCAGATCAACCCGCAGGACCTTGCGGTGTACGACTGCCGGTTTGTACTCGACTACTACCGCCTCACCGGCGATGGTCGGCTGTTGTTTGGTGGCGGCGCCAACTATTCCGGGCGCGACTCACGCGACATCGCCGCAGAACTGCGGCCCTGTATCGAACGCACGTTCCCGGCGCTCAGAGGCGTGGATATCGAGTTCCAGTGGAGCTGCGCCATGGGCATCGTGATGAATCGCATCCCGCAATTGGGCAAGCTCTCGGACAACGTCTGGTACTGCCAGGGCTACTCCGGGCATGGCATCGCCACCAGCCACATCATGGGCGAAATCATGGCCGAAGCGCTGACCGGCACGCTGTCGAAGTTCGACACCTTCGCCGGGTGCAAACACATCAAGGTGCCGCTCGGCGATGTGTTCGGCAACCCGATGCTGGCAGCCGGCATGTGGTACTACCAGATGCTCGAAAAGCTGCGCTGA
- a CDS encoding cystathionine beta-synthase: MPSLPRPAVLELIGNTPLVKVSRFDTGPCALFLKLESQNPGGSIKDRIGLAMIDAAERDGRLQPGGTIIEATAGNTGLGLALVGRAKGYRVVLVVPDKMSTEKVLHLKAMGAEVHITRSDVGKGHPEYYQDVAARLAKDIPGSFFADQFNNPANPLAHETSTAPEIWAQTQHDLDAIVVGVGSAGTLTGLTRFFKRVQPELEMVLADPVGSVMAEYSRSGNMQTPGSWAVEGIGEDFIPSIADLSSVRHAYSISDEESFDHARQLLKAEGILGGSSTGTLLAAALRYCREQTEPKRVVTFVCDTGTRYLSKVYNDQWMNDAGLLQYKHYGDLRDLIARRFEDGRVISVSPDDSLLTAFQRMRLADVSQLPVLVDGQKLVGVIDESDILLGLHQDATHFSMVVADAMSNTLQTLAPSASLAELQAELDRGLVAIIADTSGFHGLITRVDLLNHLRRSLA; the protein is encoded by the coding sequence ATGCCCAGCCTCCCACGTCCCGCCGTGCTCGAACTGATCGGCAACACGCCGCTGGTCAAGGTCAGCCGTTTCGATACTGGCCCTTGCGCACTGTTTCTCAAGCTTGAATCACAGAACCCGGGTGGTTCGATCAAGGACCGCATTGGCCTGGCCATGATCGACGCCGCCGAACGCGACGGCCGCCTGCAGCCGGGCGGCACCATCATCGAAGCCACCGCCGGCAACACCGGCCTGGGCCTCGCGCTGGTCGGCCGAGCCAAAGGCTACCGTGTGGTGCTGGTGGTGCCCGACAAGATGTCGACTGAAAAGGTCTTGCACCTCAAGGCCATGGGTGCCGAAGTACACATCACCCGTTCCGATGTGGGCAAAGGCCACCCCGAGTATTACCAGGATGTGGCCGCGCGCCTGGCCAAAGACATTCCCGGGTCATTCTTTGCCGACCAGTTCAACAACCCCGCCAACCCGCTGGCCCACGAAACCAGCACTGCCCCGGAAATCTGGGCGCAAACCCAGCATGATCTGGACGCGATTGTGGTCGGTGTCGGCTCGGCCGGTACCCTCACCGGCCTTACGCGCTTCTTCAAACGCGTACAGCCCGAACTGGAAATGGTGCTGGCCGACCCGGTGGGCTCGGTGATGGCCGAATACAGCCGCAGCGGCAACATGCAAACGCCCGGCTCCTGGGCCGTGGAAGGCATCGGCGAAGACTTTATCCCCTCGATTGCCGACCTCTCCAGCGTGCGCCATGCCTACTCCATCAGCGATGAAGAAAGCTTTGACCACGCCCGCCAGTTGCTCAAGGCCGAAGGCATCCTCGGCGGCTCATCCACCGGCACCCTGCTTGCCGCCGCGCTGCGTTATTGCCGCGAACAAACCGAGCCCAAGCGCGTGGTCACCTTCGTCTGCGACACCGGTACCCGGTACTTGTCCAAGGTCTACAACGACCAATGGATGAACGACGCGGGCCTGTTGCAATACAAACATTACGGCGACCTTCGCGACCTGATCGCGCGCCGCTTCGAAGACGGCCGGGTGATCAGCGTCAGCCCCGACGACAGCTTGCTCACCGCCTTCCAGCGCATGCGCCTGGCGGATGTCTCGCAACTGCCGGTGCTGGTGGACGGCCAGAAGCTAGTGGGTGTAATAGACGAATCCGACATCCTGCTGGGCCTGCATCAGGACGCCACACACTTTTCCATGGTAGTGGCCGATGCCATGAGCAACACCTTGCAAACCCTGGCCCCCAGCGCCAGCCTGGCCGAACTGCAGGCGGAACTGGATCGCGGCCTGGTTGCCATTATTGCCGACACATCAGGCTTCCACGGCCTGATCACCCGCGTCGACCTGCTTAACCATCTACGGAGATCCCTTGCATGA
- the dapA gene encoding 4-hydroxy-tetrahydrodipicolinate synthase, whose protein sequence is MSSFQGIWVPVVTPFHNGAIDFIGLHRLVSHLLEKHVAGIMVCTTTGEAASLSRQEQLAVLDAVLQWVPAQRVVMGLAGNNQIELLHFQTEILQRPIAGLLVPAPSYIRPSQAGLEAFFRTVADASSVPIVAYDIPYRTGVTFEQATLLNIVKHPRIAAIKDCGGNLATTLALIASDQVDVLCGEDIQIFNALCLGASGAIAASAHVRTEAFVALCQQVRDNQLAEARATFFTLLPLINTMFMEPNPAPVKAALALQGLIGSELRAPMQAASARVQQALAELL, encoded by the coding sequence ATGTCATCGTTTCAAGGTATCTGGGTGCCCGTGGTCACGCCGTTTCACAATGGCGCCATCGACTTTATCGGCCTGCACCGGCTGGTCAGCCACCTGTTGGAAAAACACGTGGCCGGGATCATGGTTTGCACCACCACCGGTGAAGCCGCGTCGTTGAGCCGACAGGAACAGCTCGCCGTGCTCGATGCGGTACTGCAATGGGTGCCCGCACAGCGGGTGGTGATGGGCCTGGCGGGCAACAACCAGATAGAACTGCTGCACTTTCAAACTGAAATTCTCCAGCGCCCGATAGCCGGTCTGCTGGTGCCCGCACCCAGCTATATCCGCCCTTCCCAGGCTGGCCTTGAGGCGTTTTTTCGCACGGTGGCAGATGCCTCGAGCGTGCCGATTGTGGCCTACGACATTCCCTACCGTACCGGCGTAACCTTCGAACAGGCCACGCTCCTGAATATCGTCAAACACCCGCGCATCGCTGCGATCAAAGACTGTGGCGGCAACCTGGCCACGACCCTGGCGTTGATCGCCAGCGACCAGGTCGATGTGCTGTGTGGTGAGGATATCCAGATCTTCAATGCGCTGTGCCTGGGCGCCAGTGGCGCGATTGCGGCCTCGGCGCATGTGCGTACCGAGGCCTTTGTGGCGCTGTGCCAGCAAGTGCGCGATAACCAATTGGCCGAGGCCAGGGCGACGTTTTTCACGTTGCTGCCGCTGATCAACACTATGTTTATGGAACCCAATCCGGCGCCGGTCAAGGCGGCGTTGGCCTTGCAGGGCTTGATCGGCAGCGAACTGCGCGCGCCCATGCAAGCGGCCAGTGCGCGCGTACAGCAGGCATTGGCCGAGCTGCTGTAA
- a CDS encoding LysE family translocator: protein MDLATLALFLPACFALNMAPGPNNLLSVSNSTRYGYRASCLAGIGRLLAFAGMIALASAGLAVVLQTSELLFYGIKILGAAYLFYLAFQLWRANPQKEAESATDRVGLWALARQEFLVAAGNPKAILIFTAFLPQFVVPGQPITPQFALLGAMFLGLEWIAISAYAYMGTHMRRWFAEPSGKRLFNRCCAGLLSAAATVLLMARRA, encoded by the coding sequence ATGGACCTCGCCACCCTCGCCCTATTCTTGCCCGCCTGCTTCGCCCTGAACATGGCGCCCGGCCCCAACAACCTGTTGTCCGTGAGCAACTCCACCCGCTATGGCTATCGCGCTTCTTGCCTTGCAGGTATTGGCCGTTTGCTGGCCTTCGCCGGCATGATCGCCCTCGCCTCTGCCGGCTTGGCGGTGGTGCTGCAGACTTCGGAGCTGCTGTTCTACGGGATCAAGATTCTCGGTGCGGCGTATCTGTTTTATCTGGCGTTCCAGTTGTGGCGGGCTAATCCGCAAAAAGAAGCTGAATCAGCGACGGACAGGGTGGGATTGTGGGCCTTGGCGCGTCAGGAGTTTCTGGTAGCGGCCGGCAACCCGAAAGCCATCCTGATCTTCACCGCGTTCCTCCCGCAATTCGTGGTGCCCGGCCAACCGATCACCCCACAATTCGCGCTGCTGGGTGCGATGTTCCTGGGCCTGGAATGGATCGCCATCAGCGCCTACGCCTACATGGGAACGCACATGCGCCGCTGGTTTGCCGAACCCAGCGGCAAGCGGCTTTTCAATCGTTGCTGCGCCGGGTTGTTATCGGCGGCGGCGACGGTGTTGTTGATGGCGCGCAGGGCGTGA
- a CDS encoding O-methyltransferase — protein sequence MTTLTTAPLAALIERLYTQADAATSPLIDTVSPQERNRLMHSKTEYLELYTMLKDLWLPVSRDTGNLLYMLARSSHAKAIVEFGTSFGLSTLFLAAALRDNGGGVLIGSEFEPSKIALAREHFIEGGVSDLIEVREGDALVSLAANLPQSVDLLLLDGAKSLYGDVLNLVEKHLRPGALVVADNTNYCPEYLAHVRAPANGYLSVPFADDIELSIRLG from the coding sequence ATGACCACCCTGACCACCGCGCCTCTCGCCGCCTTGATCGAACGCCTTTACACCCAAGCCGATGCGGCCACCAGCCCGCTCATCGACACTGTGTCGCCGCAAGAGCGCAACCGCCTGATGCACAGCAAAACCGAATACCTGGAGCTTTACACGATGCTCAAGGACTTGTGGCTGCCGGTCTCGCGTGACACCGGCAACCTGCTCTACATGCTGGCCCGCAGCAGCCACGCAAAAGCGATTGTCGAGTTCGGCACCTCGTTTGGCTTGTCCACCCTGTTCCTGGCTGCCGCACTGCGCGACAACGGCGGCGGCGTGCTGATCGGCAGCGAATTCGAACCGTCGAAGATCGCCCTGGCGCGTGAGCACTTCATTGAAGGTGGCGTGAGCGACCTGATCGAAGTGCGTGAAGGTGATGCGTTGGTCTCGCTGGCTGCGAACCTGCCGCAATCAGTCGACCTGCTGCTGCTCGATGGCGCCAAGTCGCTGTATGGCGACGTGTTGAACCTGGTGGAGAAGCACCTGCGGCCGGGCGCGCTGGTGGTGGCTGACAATACCAACTACTGCCCTGAATACCTGGCGCATGTGCGCGCGCCTGCAAACGGCTATCTGTCGGTGCCGTTTGCCGATGACATCGAACTGTCGATTCGCCTCGGCTGA
- a CDS encoding alpha/beta hydrolase, translating to MHHGVKVEPRTIPVPSSISAPAQATLQRLVGADGVPLNALHSMPAPHDHDGWRQLQAVVAQNYASANAGQADALRANLHTLTVESATVHVATPPGHTPFAYIDLHGGALVFGGGENCRIAAGKQADLHNLICYGIDYRMPPDHPYPAALDDCVATYRHVLKHHAPEHIVIGGRSAGGNLATAMVLRARDEGLPMPAALVLLSPEVDLTESGDSFHVNRTVDVVLPMPLMSTNLLYANGADLSHPYLSPLFGDLAGFPPTFLQSGTRDLFLSNTVRMHRALRQAQVPAVLHVFEAMPHGGFMGAPEDAELAAEVAAFVREHLRRG from the coding sequence ATGCACCATGGCGTAAAAGTTGAACCGCGCACCATCCCAGTCCCAAGCTCGATCAGCGCCCCGGCCCAGGCGACACTCCAGCGCCTGGTCGGGGCTGATGGCGTGCCGCTGAACGCACTGCACAGCATGCCCGCGCCGCACGACCACGATGGCTGGCGTCAGCTGCAAGCCGTCGTCGCCCAGAACTACGCCAGCGCCAATGCCGGGCAGGCGGACGCCCTGCGCGCCAACCTGCACACCCTCACGGTAGAAAGTGCCACCGTGCACGTGGCCACACCGCCGGGCCACACGCCCTTTGCCTACATTGATCTGCACGGCGGCGCACTGGTGTTCGGTGGCGGCGAAAATTGCCGTATCGCCGCCGGCAAGCAGGCCGACCTGCACAACTTGATTTGCTACGGCATCGATTACCGCATGCCGCCCGATCACCCGTACCCGGCGGCGCTGGATGACTGCGTGGCCACCTACCGCCATGTCCTCAAGCACCATGCGCCTGAGCACATCGTAATTGGCGGCCGTTCGGCAGGCGGCAACCTGGCGACGGCAATGGTCTTGCGCGCCCGTGACGAAGGGTTGCCGATGCCGGCGGCGCTGGTACTGCTTTCGCCGGAGGTCGACCTGACCGAATCCGGCGACAGTTTCCACGTCAACCGCACCGTCGACGTGGTTCTGCCCATGCCGCTGATGAGCACCAACCTGCTGTATGCCAATGGCGCAGACTTGTCCCACCCGTACCTGTCGCCACTGTTTGGTGATTTGGCTGGCTTCCCGCCGACCTTCCTGCAAAGCGGTACACGCGATCTGTTCCTCTCCAACACCGTGCGCATGCACCGCGCCTTGCGCCAGGCGCAGGTGCCGGCAGTGCTGCATGTGTTCGAGGCCATGCCCCATGGCGGCTTCATGGGCGCACCGGAAGATGCGGAGCTGGCAGCCGAGGTCGCCGCGTTTGTGCGCGAGCATCTGCGGCGGGGTTGA
- a CDS encoding TetR family transcriptional regulator: MTTRQTARISSRKQPQQARSTELVAAILEASIQVLAKEGATRFTTARVAEKAGVSVGSVYQYFPNKAAILFRLQSDEWQQTTQMLRDILEKTAVAPLTRLRTLVHAFIHSECEEALMRGALHDAAPLYRDAPEAEHVRAAGRQAFEAFMHELLPEVPDATRALACDLIRSTLGCVGKDFSMSPRTAAEIELYADGMAAMFSAYVNELNRA, translated from the coding sequence ATGACCACCCGCCAGACTGCGCGTATTTCCTCGCGCAAACAGCCACAGCAGGCACGCTCCACCGAACTGGTGGCGGCGATTCTCGAAGCGTCTATTCAGGTTTTGGCCAAGGAAGGCGCCACGCGTTTCACCACCGCGCGGGTCGCGGAAAAAGCCGGGGTGAGTGTCGGTTCGGTATACCAGTACTTCCCCAACAAGGCCGCGATCCTGTTTCGGTTGCAAAGTGATGAGTGGCAGCAGACCACCCAAATGCTGCGCGACATTCTCGAAAAAACCGCAGTCGCGCCCCTGACCCGCCTGCGTACCCTGGTGCATGCATTTATCCATTCCGAGTGCGAGGAGGCGCTGATGCGCGGTGCGCTCCACGACGCGGCGCCGCTGTACCGCGACGCGCCGGAAGCGGAACACGTGCGCGCGGCTGGCCGGCAAGCGTTTGAGGCATTCATGCACGAGTTACTGCCCGAGGTGCCCGACGCAACCCGCGCACTGGCGTGCGACCTGATCCGCAGCACGCTGGGTTGCGTGGGCAAGGACTTCTCCATGAGCCCGCGCACCGCCGCCGAGATTGAACTGTATGCCGATGGTATGGCCGCTATGTTCAGCGCTTATGTGAATGAACTCAATCGGGCCTGA
- a CDS encoding ester cyclase, protein MTRTELADFYQGYIDCLNRQDWEHLGHFVHPQVTYNATAVGLAGYRAMLERDFREIPDLVFRIQLLVADPPTVASRLNFTVSPSGEFFGLPINGRTVTFDENVFYECRDGKIAQVWSVIDKAAIAQQLAPDQP, encoded by the coding sequence ATGACCCGAACCGAACTCGCCGACTTTTACCAAGGCTACATCGACTGCCTCAACCGTCAGGACTGGGAGCACCTGGGCCACTTCGTCCACCCGCAGGTGACCTACAACGCCACCGCTGTCGGCCTGGCAGGCTACCGCGCGATGCTGGAACGCGACTTTCGTGAGATCCCCGACCTGGTGTTTCGCATCCAACTGCTGGTAGCCGACCCACCGACCGTCGCCAGCCGGTTGAATTTCACCGTGAGCCCCAGCGGTGAATTCTTCGGGCTGCCGATCAATGGCAGGACCGTGACCTTCGATGAAAACGTGTTCTACGAGTGCCGCGACGGGAAAATTGCGCAGGTCTGGTCGGTGATCGACAAAGCCGCGATAGCCCAACAGCTAGCACCCGATCAGCCTTGA
- a CDS encoding OsmC domain/YcaO domain-containing protein, whose product MEIKVNFLDNLRLEAKFDDFTVIADQPIRYKGDGSAPGPFDYFLASSALCAAYFVKLYCATRNIPTENIRLSQNNIVDPENRYNQIFKIQVELPADISDKDRQGILRSIDRCTVKKVVQAGPEFVIEEVENLDVDAQALLMPNSASEAGTYIAGKDLPLEQTIANMSGILAGLGMKIEIASWRNIVPNVWSLHIRDAHSPMCFTNGKGATKEGALASALGEFIERLNCNFFYNDQFWGEELANAPFVHYPDERWFQPGPKDELPSEILDAYCLKVYNREGELRGSHLFDTNSGNEERGIVSLPFVRQSDGEVVYFPSNLIENLYLSNGMSAGNTLAEAQVQCLSEIFERAVKREIIEGEFALPDVPAEVLAKYPGIVAGIEGLEAQGFPVLVKDASLGGEFPVMCVTLMNPRTGGVFASFGAHPSMEVALERSLTELLQGRSFEGLNDLPQPTFEGQAVTEPNNFVEHFIDSSGVVSWRFFSAQSDYEFVEWDFSGEGENSNAEEAATLFGILEGMGKESYMAVYEHLGATACRILVPDYSEIYPVDDLIWDNTNKALFFRADILNLHSLDEEALQALVERLIESELDDYTDITTLIGIEFDDNTAWGQLTILELKLLIFLALQQYEEAKECVEMFLQYNDNTAERGLFYQAMNAVLEMQLDDDLELADYEANFRRMFGNERMDAVIGSVDGSVRFYGLTPTSMKLEGLDRHLRLIESYKKLHSARANVTSA is encoded by the coding sequence ATGGAAATTAAGGTCAACTTTCTCGACAACCTTCGGCTTGAAGCCAAGTTCGATGACTTCACGGTGATTGCCGACCAGCCGATTCGCTACAAAGGCGACGGTTCGGCCCCGGGGCCGTTCGATTACTTCCTGGCTTCGTCGGCGTTGTGCGCGGCGTACTTTGTGAAGCTGTACTGCGCAACACGCAATATTCCAACCGAGAATATTCGCCTGTCGCAGAACAACATCGTTGATCCGGAAAACCGCTACAACCAGATCTTCAAGATTCAGGTGGAGTTGCCGGCGGACATTTCCGACAAGGACCGCCAGGGAATCCTGCGTTCCATCGACCGCTGCACGGTGAAGAAAGTGGTGCAGGCCGGGCCGGAATTTGTCATCGAAGAAGTCGAAAACCTTGACGTGGATGCCCAGGCATTGTTGATGCCCAATTCCGCGTCCGAGGCGGGCACCTACATCGCCGGCAAGGACCTGCCGCTGGAGCAGACCATCGCCAACATGTCCGGCATTCTCGCCGGCCTGGGCATGAAGATTGAGATCGCCTCGTGGCGCAATATCGTGCCCAACGTATGGTCGTTGCATATCCGCGATGCACACTCGCCGATGTGTTTCACCAACGGCAAGGGCGCGACCAAGGAAGGCGCACTGGCGTCGGCGTTGGGCGAGTTTATCGAGCGGCTCAACTGCAACTTCTTCTACAACGACCAGTTCTGGGGTGAGGAGCTGGCCAACGCGCCGTTCGTGCATTACCCGGATGAGCGCTGGTTCCAGCCCGGGCCCAAGGATGAACTGCCGAGTGAAATCCTCGACGCCTACTGCCTGAAGGTCTACAACCGTGAGGGCGAGCTGCGTGGCTCGCACCTGTTCGACACCAACTCGGGCAATGAAGAGCGCGGCATTGTATCGCTGCCGTTCGTGCGCCAGTCCGACGGCGAGGTGGTGTATTTCCCGTCCAACCTGATCGAAAACCTCTACCTCAGCAACGGCATGAGCGCGGGCAATACCTTGGCTGAAGCCCAGGTGCAGTGCCTGTCGGAGATTTTCGAGCGTGCGGTGAAGCGCGAGATCATCGAAGGCGAGTTCGCCTTGCCGGATGTGCCCGCAGAAGTGTTGGCCAAATACCCCGGCATTGTCGCCGGCATCGAAGGCCTGGAGGCCCAGGGCTTCCCGGTGCTGGTCAAGGATGCGTCCCTAGGCGGCGAGTTCCCGGTGATGTGCGTCACCCTGATGAACCCGCGTACCGGCGGTGTATTCGCCTCGTTCGGCGCTCACCCGAGCATGGAAGTGGCGCTGGAACGCAGCCTCACCGAACTGCTCCAGGGCCGCAGTTTTGAAGGTTTGAATGACCTGCCGCAGCCGACCTTTGAAGGCCAGGCGGTGACCGAGCCTAACAACTTTGTCGAGCACTTTATCGACTCAAGCGGCGTGGTGTCGTGGCGTTTCTTCAGTGCGCAGTCGGACTATGAATTTGTCGAGTGGGACTTCTCGGGTGAGGGTGAAAACTCCAACGCCGAAGAGGCCGCCACCCTGTTCGGTATTCTCGAAGGCATGGGCAAAGAGTCCTACATGGCGGTGTACGAACATCTGGGCGCTACGGCTTGCCGGATCCTGGTGCCGGACTACTCGGAAATTTACCCGGTGGACGACCTGATCTGGGACAACACCAATAAGGCACTGTTTTTCCGCGCCGATATCCTCAACCTGCACAGCCTTGACGAGGAGGCGTTGCAGGCGTTGGTCGAGCGTCTGATCGAAAGCGAGCTGGACGATTACACCGACATCACCACCTTGATCGGCATTGAGTTCGACGACAACACGGCCTGGGGCCAGTTGACCATCCTGGAGCTGAAACTGCTGATCTTCCTGGCCTTGCAGCAATATGAGGAGGCCAAGGAGTGCGTGGAGATGTTCCTGCAATACAACGACAACACCGCTGAGCGCGGCCTGTTCTACCAGGCGATGAATGCGGTGTTGGAGATGCAGCTGGACGACGACCTGGAGCTTGCCGATTACGAGGCCAACTTCCGCCGGATGTTCGGTAACGAGCGGATGGATGCGGTGATTGGTTCGGTCGATGGCAGTGTGCGGTTTTATGGCCTGACGCCGACCAGCATGAAGCTGGAAGGGCTGGATCGGCATTTGCGCCTGATCGAGAGCTACAAGAAGCTGCACTCGGCGCGGGCCAACGTCACTTCAGCCTGA
- a CDS encoding VOC family protein, whose protein sequence is MNKNTLCLWYNGTALEAAKFYAETFPDSAVKAIHHAPGDFPAGKQGDVLTVDFTVLGIPCLGLNAGPAFPHTEAFSFQVATDDQAETDRYWNAIIDNGGQASACGWCKDKWGVSWQITPRVLSAAVTHADPAIAKRAFEAMMTMTKIDVAAIEAAVAGR, encoded by the coding sequence ATGAACAAAAACACCCTCTGCCTCTGGTACAACGGCACCGCCTTGGAAGCGGCGAAGTTCTACGCCGAGACTTTCCCGGACAGCGCGGTGAAGGCCATACATCACGCCCCCGGCGACTTTCCGGCAGGCAAGCAAGGCGACGTGTTGACCGTCGATTTCACCGTATTGGGCATCCCGTGCCTGGGCCTGAATGCTGGCCCGGCATTCCCGCACACCGAGGCGTTTTCATTCCAGGTGGCCACAGACGACCAGGCCGAAACCGACCGCTATTGGAACGCCATTATCGACAACGGCGGCCAGGCCAGCGCTTGCGGCTGGTGCAAGGACAAGTGGGGCGTGTCCTGGCAGATCACCCCACGCGTGTTGTCTGCGGCGGTGACGCATGCCGACCCGGCCATCGCCAAGCGTGCGTTCGAGGCGATGATGACCATGACCAAGATCGACGTGGCCGCTATCGAAGCTGCGGTAGCTGGGCGTTGA